The Sphaerospermopsis torques-reginae ITEP-024 genome has a window encoding:
- the corA gene encoding magnesium/cobalt transporter CorA, producing the protein MPKKHLRLPKLINKVINQEKVNKPFDQTYYHEPGTVPGTIIIDENAEQPNIFLVDYNQTSLTQKQIKYPEECSNYLDTESVSWVDVQGLGNKEIIHRLGQTFDLHPLILEDVFNMGERPKIEDYEDQLVIIARMVVPNPNHGSFYSEQVSLVLGRHYLLTIQEEPEHDCFDSVRMRIDRGKGIIRRQGSDYLAYSLLDAIIDGFFPVLELYGERIAELEEEVIVSPNPQTLKQIYQIRRELLQLRRAIWPQRDAINSLIRDSSKLISEEVRIYLRDCYDHAVQVMDMVETYRELASGLMDVYLSAVSNKMNEIMKLLTVVSSIFIPLTFVAGIYGMNFNTEKSPYNMPELNWYWGYPLCLGLMAVIAGGLIFFFWRRGWLDNSFKINRK; encoded by the coding sequence ATGCCTAAAAAACATCTTCGGCTACCCAAACTCATAAATAAAGTCATCAACCAAGAAAAAGTAAACAAGCCATTTGACCAAACATACTATCATGAACCAGGAACTGTTCCAGGTACAATCATCATTGATGAAAATGCTGAACAACCAAATATTTTCTTAGTTGACTATAACCAAACTAGCCTCACTCAAAAACAAATAAAATATCCAGAAGAATGCAGCAATTACTTGGATACAGAATCTGTTTCTTGGGTAGATGTACAAGGTTTAGGCAACAAAGAGATTATTCACCGTTTGGGGCAAACTTTTGATTTACATCCTCTGATTTTAGAAGATGTTTTCAATATGGGGGAACGCCCAAAAATCGAGGATTATGAAGACCAATTAGTGATTATTGCTCGTATGGTTGTGCCTAATCCCAATCATGGTAGTTTTTATAGTGAACAAGTCAGCTTAGTTTTAGGTAGACATTATTTATTGACAATTCAAGAAGAACCTGAGCATGATTGTTTTGATAGTGTGAGGATGAGAATTGACAGAGGTAAAGGAATTATTCGCCGACAAGGAAGTGATTATTTAGCCTATTCTTTGTTAGATGCAATTATTGATGGATTTTTTCCTGTTTTAGAATTGTATGGAGAACGCATTGCCGAATTAGAAGAAGAGGTAATAGTTAGTCCAAATCCCCAAACACTAAAACAAATATATCAAATTAGGCGAGAATTATTACAACTACGAAGAGCTATTTGGCCACAAAGAGATGCGATTAATTCTTTGATTCGTGATAGTAGTAAATTAATTAGTGAGGAGGTGAGAATTTATTTGAGAGATTGTTATGATCATGCGGTACAAGTTATGGATATGGTGGAAACTTACCGAGAATTGGCATCGGGATTAATGGATGTCTATCTGTCAGCGGTTAGTAATAAAATGAATGAAATCATGAAATTACTCACTGTTGTTTCATCAATTTTTATCCCTTTAACTTTTGTGGCGGGAATATATGGAATGAATTTCAATACCGAAAAATCACCATATAATATGCCGGAATTAAATTGGTATTGGGGTTATCCGCTATGCTTGGGATTAATGGCAGTAATTGCTGGTGGGTTAATTTTCTTTTTTTGGAGACGGGGTTGGCTTGACAATTCATTTAAAATCAACCGAAAATAA
- the rnc gene encoding ribonuclease III gives MSRVYPRRQRQLESLVQKLGLSPDSPIKWPLLDLALTHATVSESANYEQLEFVGDAVVRLVAAVVLWENYPDCAVGDFAAIRSVLVSDRILAKLAREYGLELYLLVAGSATADLVGQESRLADAFEAVLGALYLSTHNLDLIRPWLDPHFQDLAREIRLDPARLNYKAALQEWTQAQFKVLPEYRVVEVNQPHRNHERFVAEVWLHEKMLGQGKGRSIKAAEQAAAKVAYLAITEEVTGDR, from the coding sequence ATGTCCCGCGTTTATCCTCGCCGTCAACGGCAACTTGAAAGTTTAGTCCAAAAGTTAGGTTTATCACCAGATAGCCCCATCAAGTGGCCGTTACTGGACTTGGCGCTAACTCACGCCACTGTTTCCGAGTCGGCAAATTATGAACAGTTGGAATTTGTCGGTGATGCAGTTGTGCGCCTGGTGGCCGCTGTGGTGTTATGGGAAAATTATCCCGACTGTGCTGTGGGAGATTTTGCGGCTATTCGTTCCGTCTTGGTGAGCGATCGCATTCTCGCCAAATTAGCCAGAGAATATGGTTTAGAATTATACTTATTAGTTGCTGGTAGTGCTACTGCTGATCTTGTTGGTCAAGAGTCACGTCTAGCAGATGCTTTTGAAGCTGTTCTGGGGGCGCTTTACCTCAGCACTCATAATTTAGACCTCATTCGTCCTTGGTTAGATCCTCACTTTCAAGACCTAGCAAGAGAAATTCGCCTTGATCCGGCTAGATTAAACTATAAAGCGGCTCTACAAGAATGGACACAGGCACAATTTAAAGTTTTACCAGAGTACCGAGTTGTAGAAGTTAATCAACCCCACCGTAATCATGAACGTTTTGTAGCTGAAGTTTGGTTACATGAGAAAATGTTAGGACAAGGTAAGGGACGCTCTATTAAAGCTGCTGAACAAGCTGCGGCTAAAGTAGCTTATTTAGCAATTACTGAAGAGGTGACAGGTGACAGGTGA
- a CDS encoding D-Ala-D-Ala carboxypeptidase family metallohydrolase, which translates to MTSNSPNPNASANITSLTEFVKLNSPAIFITDAHPDLVKEIQQLLKIEADGKVGPITKQAFSEFKALQQLEYPLGLGVSTAKELLELKDKEETAGDKEETNTSEIKVNTNAGSRTGATMKLPGGEIVYANQYIVEGVPLTWGEVTKNCTRVPTSSEYVANAIKVARTWGPVREKFGSPISITSGYRPPAVNRAVGGARNSQHLYFRAIDMIPMNGDFRKLWDVLKASQFSGLGDAVFMGRNKGFFHADIRPGGRVIFPY; encoded by the coding sequence ATGACATCCAACTCCCCAAACCCAAACGCCTCCGCAAATATCACATCTCTCACTGAGTTTGTAAAACTCAACTCTCCAGCTATATTTATCACTGATGCTCATCCAGACTTGGTGAAAGAAATACAGCAACTCCTGAAAATAGAAGCAGATGGAAAAGTCGGACCAATCACCAAACAAGCATTTTCTGAATTTAAAGCACTACAACAATTAGAATATCCCTTGGGTTTAGGAGTCAGCACCGCCAAAGAATTACTGGAACTAAAAGATAAAGAAGAAACAGCAGGAGACAAAGAAGAAACTAATACCTCAGAAATCAAAGTTAATACCAATGCCGGATCACGTACAGGCGCAACTATGAAACTTCCTGGAGGTGAAATAGTCTATGCCAACCAATATATTGTTGAGGGTGTTCCTTTAACCTGGGGTGAAGTTACCAAAAATTGTACTCGTGTTCCTACCAGTTCTGAATATGTAGCAAATGCAATTAAAGTCGCAAGAACTTGGGGACCAGTGAGAGAAAAATTTGGCTCACCAATTAGTATTACATCTGGTTATCGTCCACCCGCTGTCAATAGAGCAGTTGGAGGCGCTCGTAATAGTCAGCATCTCTATTTCCGAGCCATAGATATGATCCCAATGAACGGAGATTTTAGAAAACTTTGGGATGTGCTAAAAGCTTCTCAATTTTCCGGTTTGGGAGATGCTGTTTTTATGGGTAGAAATAAGGGATTTTTCCATGCTGACATCAGACCAGGTGGCAGAGTTATTTTTCCTTATTAA
- a CDS encoding WD40 repeat domain-containing protein — protein sequence MEFNQAITTTSASSENTDKLLFVGTLKGHEYKVSSVAFSPDGKSLASGSDDKTIKIWDLTTQQHRTFAGHKDSAWTGGINSVAFSPDGKILASGSNDKTIKLWDVNTGIELFTFTGHEEKVNSVVFSPLGKILASGSRDKTVKLWSLEQGKEIYSFKGHTDDVLCVAFSPDGKILASGGSNNDRTIRIVQLAENKVKTLTVSSDWFTGAINALAFSCDGKILASAGNDKTVKLWNVETGEELKTLTGHSEAVYSVAFSPNGQILASSSQDKTVKLWVVDSGVEISSVKCADDAVYAVAFSPDGKLLAAGSGDKTITLFPCK from the coding sequence ATCGAATTTAATCAAGCAATTACTACTACATCTGCATCATCAGAAAACACCGACAAATTATTATTTGTAGGAACTTTAAAAGGTCATGAATATAAAGTTTCTTCAGTTGCTTTTAGTCCTGATGGTAAGAGTTTAGCTAGTGGAAGTGATGACAAAACTATCAAAATTTGGGATTTAACAACTCAACAACATCGTACTTTTGCAGGACATAAAGATTCTGCTTGGACTGGAGGTATTAACTCAGTTGCTTTTAGTCCCGATGGTAAAATATTAGCAAGTGGAAGTAATGATAAAACTATTAAATTGTGGGATGTAAATACAGGAATAGAACTTTTCACTTTTACAGGACATGAAGAGAAGGTTAACTCAGTTGTATTTAGTCCCTTGGGCAAAATTTTAGCTAGTGGTAGTAGAGATAAAACAGTCAAACTTTGGTCTTTAGAACAAGGAAAAGAAATTTACTCTTTTAAAGGTCATACAGATGATGTTTTGTGTGTAGCTTTTAGTCCAGATGGAAAAATTTTAGCGAGTGGTGGAAGTAATAATGATAGAACAATTAGGATTGTACAATTAGCTGAAAACAAAGTGAAAACTTTAACGGTAAGTTCTGATTGGTTTACTGGTGCGATTAATGCTTTAGCTTTTAGTTGTGATGGTAAGATTTTAGCAAGTGCTGGTAATGATAAAACTGTGAAGTTGTGGAATGTAGAAACTGGTGAGGAACTTAAAACTTTAACAGGACATTCTGAAGCTGTTTATTCTGTTGCTTTTAGTCCCAATGGTCAGATTTTAGCTAGTTCCAGTCAAGATAAAACTGTGAAGTTATGGGTTGTAGATAGTGGGGTGGAAATTTCCAGTGTCAAATGTGCTGATGATGCGGTTTATGCTGTTGCTTTTAGCCCCGATGGTAAACTTTTAGCTGCTGGAAGTGGAGATAAAACCATTACTCTGTTTCCTTGTAAGTAG
- the der gene encoding ribosome biogenesis GTPase Der: protein MALPIVAIIGRPNVGKSTFVNRLAGDQTAIVHDEPGVTRDRTYRPAFWQDREFVVVDTGGLVFNDDTEFLPLIRQQAMTALSEACAAIFVVDGQTGLTPADEEIALWLRQQKVPVLLAVNKCESPEQGMIQASEFWELGLGEPYPISAIHGSGTGDILDELIKYIPQVQDLEENTEIKVAIIGRPNVGKSSLLNAFVGEERAIVSPISGTTRDTIDTLVERDGQTYRLIDTAGIRKKKHIDYGTEFFSINRAFKAIRRSDVVLLVLDALDGVTEQDQKLAGRIIEDGRACIIVVNKWDAVEKDSYTIYDYEKSLEARLHFTEWADTIFVSAMTGQRVEKILELVNKAAESHKRRVSTSVVNEVLTDAVSWHSPPASRSGKQGKIYYGTQVSTQPPTFALFVNDAKRFNDNYRRYIERQFRKQLGFEGTPIRVLWRSKKVREMEVGSVNRATRV from the coding sequence ATGGCATTGCCAATTGTAGCAATTATCGGTCGCCCCAATGTGGGCAAATCCACTTTTGTAAATCGTTTAGCCGGAGATCAAACGGCAATAGTTCATGATGAACCTGGTGTAACACGCGATCGCACTTATCGACCAGCATTTTGGCAAGATCGGGAATTTGTCGTAGTTGATACAGGCGGTTTAGTATTTAACGATGATACCGAATTTCTGCCTTTGATTCGACAACAAGCAATGACGGCGCTTTCAGAAGCTTGTGCAGCAATATTTGTAGTTGATGGGCAAACAGGTTTAACACCAGCAGATGAGGAAATTGCGCTATGGTTACGGCAACAAAAAGTACCCGTATTACTGGCAGTGAATAAATGTGAATCACCAGAACAAGGTATGATTCAAGCCAGTGAATTTTGGGAATTAGGATTAGGAGAACCTTACCCGATTTCTGCCATTCATGGTAGTGGTACTGGTGATATTCTTGATGAGTTAATCAAATACATTCCCCAAGTTCAAGACCTAGAGGAAAATACAGAAATTAAAGTTGCCATTATTGGCCGTCCCAACGTTGGAAAATCGAGTTTATTAAATGCTTTCGTTGGTGAAGAACGGGCAATAGTTAGCCCCATTTCAGGAACTACCCGCGACACAATTGATACTTTAGTCGAACGGGATGGACAAACTTACCGCTTAATTGATACTGCGGGAATCCGTAAAAAGAAACACATAGATTACGGTACTGAATTTTTCAGTATTAACCGCGCTTTTAAAGCCATTCGTCGCTCCGATGTGGTTTTATTGGTTTTAGATGCTTTAGATGGAGTAACAGAACAAGATCAAAAACTAGCTGGGCGCATTATTGAAGATGGACGCGCTTGCATCATCGTCGTTAACAAGTGGGATGCGGTAGAAAAAGACTCTTACACTATCTATGATTATGAAAAGAGTTTAGAAGCACGTTTACACTTTACTGAATGGGCAGATACAATTTTTGTTAGTGCCATGACAGGTCAAAGGGTAGAAAAGATTTTAGAATTGGTGAATAAAGCTGCTGAGTCACACAAACGCCGTGTTAGCACCTCAGTAGTGAATGAAGTGCTTACAGATGCAGTGAGTTGGCATTCCCCACCAGCATCACGCAGCGGTAAACAAGGTAAAATCTATTATGGTACGCAAGTGAGTACCCAACCGCCCACATTTGCCTTATTTGTCAACGATGCAAAACGCTTCAATGACAATTATCGACGGTACATAGAAAGACAGTTTCGCAAACAATTGGGTTTTGAAGGTACACCAATTCGCGTATTATGGCGGAGTAAAAAAGTCCGGGAAATGGAAGTTGGTAGTGTCAACCGCGCAACTCGCGTTTAA
- a CDS encoding energy-coupling factor transporter transmembrane component T family protein, translating into MDLLRSLPLGLYLEEPQTWLHKLDPRVKLVWLLSFLTSYVVANNYWRVLLVIMLIIFTLFAKIPLRVWRQQMGWLLVLSFMILAIGSISPDRYSINYQPRLPANEQIFTQPPTAKENKASSEIVDSNKEYSYVLFHQGPIKVNRRSLDLAISLSTIVFSLIYSTNLYLLTTAPEEITSGMESLMQPLIKFKIPVTEITLTLTLSLRFIPLVLEEIQNLVRSVMTRAINWKKLGLKGGAKVWLIVIERLLENLLLRAEQMANAMMVRGFTSPNEHRVKWQELKLKTGDWVAIGILIVFWGLRIAFGTEGS; encoded by the coding sequence ATGGACTTATTGCGATCGCTCCCACTCGGATTATATTTAGAAGAACCGCAAACTTGGCTACATAAATTAGACCCACGAGTCAAGTTAGTTTGGTTGTTAAGCTTTCTCACCAGCTATGTAGTTGCTAACAACTATTGGCGGGTACTACTGGTAATAATGTTAATTATTTTTACCCTATTTGCCAAAATTCCCCTAAGAGTATGGCGGCAACAAATGGGCTGGTTGCTAGTGCTATCATTTATGATATTGGCGATCGGTTCGATCAGCCCTGACAGATACAGTATAAATTATCAACCACGCCTACCAGCAAATGAACAAATTTTCACTCAACCACCAACTGCTAAAGAAAACAAAGCGAGTTCAGAAATAGTAGATAGTAACAAAGAATATAGTTATGTGCTATTTCATCAAGGACCAATAAAAGTAAATCGTCGTTCTTTGGATTTAGCAATTAGCTTGAGTACAATAGTATTTAGTTTAATTTACAGCACTAATTTATATTTACTGACAACCGCACCAGAAGAAATTACATCTGGGATGGAAAGCTTAATGCAACCGCTGATAAAATTCAAAATTCCAGTTACAGAAATAACCCTCACTTTAACTTTATCTTTGCGGTTTATTCCCTTAGTTTTAGAAGAGATTCAAAACCTAGTACGTTCTGTAATGACAAGAGCAATTAACTGGAAAAAGCTAGGATTAAAAGGAGGTGCAAAAGTTTGGTTAATAGTGATAGAAAGACTATTAGAAAATTTGTTATTAAGAGCCGAACAAATGGCAAATGCTATGATGGTAAGAGGTTTTACCAGTCCTAACGAACATCGAGTCAAATGGCAAGAATTAAAATTAAAAACAGGTGATTGGGTAGCTATAGGAATTTTAATTGTATTTTGGGGATTGAGGATAGCCTTTGGAACAGAAGGTTCTTAA
- a CDS encoding DUF4058 family protein: MTSIFPGMNPYLEHPDLFPGLHHLLISEIARFLSPQLRPKYRFAVEVRTYETIDDSSLLVGIPDVIVKSRQNVSETKNTKVAVAAPAPKSVTVTVPMPINIKEGYLEVKEVGTEKLITTIEILSPTNKRSGKGREGYQEKRQQVLGSRSNLVEIDLLRKGEPMPMFGDHIESDYRILVCRGNRRPQADLYAFNIQDIIPAFSLPLRADDSEPVIDLKALLNQVYEIYDYDLVIDYSQEPLPALAKADAAWADKLLRDQGLR; the protein is encoded by the coding sequence ATGACTTCTATCTTTCCCGGAATGAACCCATATTTAGAACACCCAGACTTATTTCCTGGACTACATCACTTATTAATTAGCGAAATTGCCAGATTTTTATCACCTCAACTGCGTCCTAAATATCGATTTGCTGTAGAAGTGAGAACCTATGAAACCATAGATGATAGTTCATTATTAGTAGGTATTCCTGATGTGATCGTGAAAAGTCGACAAAATGTCAGTGAAACCAAAAATACAAAGGTTGCTGTTGCTGCACCTGCACCAAAATCTGTAACAGTTACCGTACCAATGCCAATTAATATTAAAGAAGGATATTTAGAAGTTAAAGAAGTTGGAACAGAGAAATTAATTACCACAATTGAAATTCTTTCTCCTACTAATAAACGTTCAGGTAAAGGAAGAGAAGGATATCAAGAAAAACGGCAACAAGTATTAGGTAGTCGTAGTAATTTAGTAGAAATTGATTTACTACGCAAAGGCGAACCCATGCCCATGTTTGGTGATCATATTGAAAGTGATTATCGAATTTTAGTGTGTCGTGGAAATCGCCGTCCTCAAGCAGATTTATATGCTTTTAATATACAAGATATAATTCCAGCTTTTTCTTTACCTTTGCGTGCAGATGATAGTGAACCAGTAATAGATTTGAAAGCCTTGTTAAATCAGGTATATGAGATTTATGATTATGATTTAGTCATAGACTATAGTCAAGAACCACTACCAGCACTTGCAAAAGCAGATGCAGCTTGGGCAGATAAGTTATTGCGGGATCAGGGTTTGAGGTAA
- a CDS encoding alpha/beta hydrolase, producing the protein MLTKKSWKNFKIVAGVFSAIAFTQFLGVNTSAQAADKLVVRYGPLEESASLADLKKTAETGELPDSLGTYTKRLNEKQRSFLVQGLKARIPVNVVTLNRLLNTQLGQTILHDISTALDRKDEAGVQAVRSGLILGANSPQGLSILSFMAAYPSQELKINVPQALTVAQTLNMAFWRTQQFMLAMTGRINPNTIQAVRAFDPTQPGSAQLQILNLNLNDEKRQRNIPVDVYWSNSANTEKPVIVFSHGYKSVRTDLRYLAEHLASHGYVVAALEHPGSNFTANKDGDSLKPQEFLARPQDVSFVLDELEKLNQTTDNPLQGKLATNKVMVVGYSFGGTTALALAGGEFQIASLKQSCEKNSPELTPVQEFICVAKELPENSYQLRDERIKQIVALKPATSLLFGETGLSKVQVPTLILTGSADNITPTLSEQITSFATIPSPKWLAAAVGATHLSVIDPNLISEQQRTKNLSISSREVVGEKAADVHKYVKAITLAMAAQLTPEASKYSVFLTPEYAQVASTPLFPFRLMTEIPPAAMGLIPRN; encoded by the coding sequence ATGTTAACAAAGAAAAGCTGGAAAAATTTCAAGATAGTTGCAGGTGTATTTAGTGCCATCGCATTTACTCAATTTTTGGGAGTCAATACTTCTGCACAAGCAGCAGATAAATTAGTTGTGCGCTATGGACCATTAGAAGAGTCAGCTTCTCTTGCAGATTTAAAAAAAACTGCGGAAACTGGAGAATTACCAGATAGTTTAGGGACATATACCAAAAGATTAAACGAAAAACAACGCAGTTTTCTAGTGCAGGGATTAAAAGCTAGAATACCCGTGAATGTTGTCACTCTCAATCGGTTACTAAATACTCAACTTGGGCAAACCATTCTCCATGATATCTCCACAGCTTTGGATCGCAAAGATGAAGCAGGAGTACAAGCAGTCAGATCAGGTTTAATTTTAGGTGCTAATTCACCACAAGGTTTATCTATACTCAGTTTTATGGCTGCCTATCCCAGTCAAGAGCTAAAAATAAATGTACCACAAGCTTTGACAGTGGCGCAAACTTTGAATATGGCTTTTTGGCGGACTCAGCAATTTATGCTGGCTATGACTGGGCGAATTAATCCTAACACAATACAGGCTGTTCGTGCTTTTGATCCTACACAACCAGGAAGCGCCCAATTACAAATACTAAACTTGAATTTAAATGATGAAAAGCGTCAACGCAATATTCCTGTTGATGTTTATTGGTCAAATTCTGCTAACACTGAAAAACCTGTAATTGTCTTTTCTCATGGTTACAAGTCAGTTCGCACAGACTTACGCTATTTAGCGGAACATCTTGCTTCTCATGGTTATGTAGTTGCAGCTTTAGAACATCCTGGTAGTAATTTTACAGCTAACAAAGATGGAGATTCTTTAAAACCCCAAGAATTTTTAGCACGTCCTCAAGATGTGAGTTTTGTGCTTGATGAATTAGAAAAACTCAACCAAACTACTGATAACCCATTACAAGGTAAACTAGCAACTAATAAGGTGATGGTTGTCGGTTATTCTTTTGGTGGTACTACAGCTTTAGCATTAGCTGGTGGTGAATTTCAAATTGCTAGTCTAAAACAAAGCTGTGAGAAAAATTCCCCTGAATTAACTCCGGTACAAGAGTTTATTTGTGTAGCTAAAGAATTACCAGAAAATAGCTATCAATTGCGAGATGAAAGAATTAAACAAATAGTAGCTTTGAAACCTGCTACATCTCTATTATTTGGGGAAACTGGTTTATCAAAAGTACAAGTACCGACTCTTATATTAACAGGTTCTGCTGATAATATTACCCCAACTTTAAGCGAACAAATTACCAGTTTTGCAACAATTCCCTCTCCTAAATGGTTAGCTGCTGCGGTTGGTGCTACCCATCTGAGTGTGATAGATCCTAACTTAATTAGTGAACAACAAAGAACAAAAAACCTATCTATTTCTAGTCGGGAAGTGGTGGGTGAAAAAGCAGCGGATGTTCACAAATATGTTAAAGCTATCACTTTAGCAATGGCAGCACAATTAACTCCAGAAGCTAGTAAATATAGTGTTTTTCTGACTCCAGAATATGCTCAAGTTGCTTCAACTCCACTTTTCCCATTTCGTCTAATGACTGAAATTCCTCCCGCTGCTATGGGTTTAATACCAAGAAATTAA
- a CDS encoding urease accessory protein UreH domain-containing protein, protein MLDLLLISLLGFLGSFGHCFGMCGPLAVAFSLSHQQETQNWQQQVKFHTLLNLGRLLSYTLVGAGIGALGSALVESGQLAGVGSDLRRWIAIITGIMLIWFGLGQVRPDLIPHIPLLHPLLKGNLHNRLSAGMVKLSLHTKWWTPALLGMTWGLMPCGFLYAAQIKAAATGNLWQGAITMLAFGLGTLPTMLGVGVSTSLMSKDRRSQLFRLGGWVTLIIGIITLLRTGDTMVDYSGHAALICLILALVARPLSSLCPSPMRYRRALGVGAFVLSVVHTIHNIEHSLEWNFAAVWFLPLEFQWAMGTGAVALVLMSPAACTSFDFLQKSLGKRWRQIHLLSVPALLLATIHVVLIGSHYLGALKLTWGNRLAALLLVIITLGVLLVRSHFFWSILKLEKFYVPPKKGDKSIEN, encoded by the coding sequence ATGTTAGATTTACTACTTATATCGCTCCTGGGTTTTTTGGGAAGTTTTGGACATTGCTTTGGGATGTGTGGACCTTTAGCAGTTGCTTTTTCCCTTTCCCATCAACAAGAAACCCAAAATTGGCAACAGCAAGTAAAATTTCATACTCTGTTAAATTTAGGAAGACTGTTAAGCTATACCCTAGTAGGTGCAGGTATTGGCGCTCTTGGTTCGGCATTGGTTGAAAGTGGACAATTAGCAGGTGTGGGTAGTGATTTACGCCGCTGGATAGCTATAATTACTGGTATTATGTTAATTTGGTTTGGTTTAGGACAAGTTAGACCAGACTTAATACCGCATATTCCCTTATTACACCCTTTGTTAAAAGGTAATTTACATAACCGTTTAAGTGCGGGAATGGTGAAACTATCTTTACATACAAAATGGTGGACACCAGCACTTTTGGGTATGACCTGGGGTTTAATGCCTTGTGGCTTTTTATATGCTGCTCAAATCAAAGCTGCTGCTACGGGTAATTTATGGCAAGGTGCAATTACCATGTTAGCTTTTGGTTTGGGAACTTTGCCGACGATGTTAGGAGTAGGTGTTTCCACTTCCTTAATGAGTAAAGATCGGCGCAGTCAGTTATTTCGCTTGGGTGGTTGGGTGACATTAATCATTGGCATCATTACCCTATTGCGAACGGGTGATACAATGGTAGACTACAGTGGACACGCTGCCCTAATTTGCTTAATTTTGGCGTTAGTTGCTCGTCCTCTCAGTAGTTTGTGTCCATCACCCATGCGCTACCGTCGTGCTTTAGGAGTAGGGGCGTTTGTGCTATCGGTGGTACATACCATTCATAATATAGAACACTCTTTAGAATGGAATTTTGCTGCTGTTTGGTTCTTACCGCTAGAATTTCAATGGGCGATGGGTACGGGTGCTGTAGCTTTAGTATTGATGAGTCCAGCAGCTTGCACAAGTTTTGATTTTCTGCAAAAGTCATTAGGTAAGCGTTGGCGACAAATCCATCTTTTGAGTGTTCCGGCTTTGCTGTTGGCTACTATTCATGTAGTATTAATTGGTTCTCATTATTTGGGGGCTTTAAAATTAACTTGGGGTAATAGATTAGCAGCGTTGTTATTGGTAATAATTACTTTGGGTGTTTTGTTAGTGCGATCGCACTTTTTTTGGTCAATTTTAAAACTAGAAAAATTCTATGTTCCTCCAAAGAAAGGTGATAAATCAATTGAAAATTGA
- a CDS encoding FixH family protein codes for MNYKLFLLLLFITFTSLPVASAHTVKISGDIGGTIHIEPNDNPRAGEPAATWFALTRKGGQVLPLKECDCQLTIYAEPHTPGEPALLEPPLKPVDAERYQGIPGAEITFPKPGVYELQLSGKPATAESFRPFELNFQVTVAAGKAIATPQVVENVIEDNQQNNQQNNQQQNAVIGFVQPIIIVAILLLSIGIVVFVVKTLKRG; via the coding sequence ATGAATTACAAATTATTCCTACTTTTGTTATTTATAACATTTACATCTCTTCCTGTTGCTTCTGCTCATACTGTAAAAATATCCGGTGATATTGGTGGTACTATCCACATTGAACCTAATGATAATCCCCGTGCTGGTGAACCTGCGGCAACTTGGTTTGCTTTGACTCGTAAAGGTGGTCAAGTTCTACCTTTAAAAGAGTGTGATTGTCAGTTGACTATTTATGCAGAACCACATACACCAGGAGAACCGGCGCTGCTTGAACCTCCTTTAAAACCCGTTGATGCTGAACGTTATCAAGGCATACCAGGAGCAGAAATAACTTTTCCCAAACCAGGAGTTTATGAACTGCAACTGAGTGGAAAACCAGCAACAGCAGAGAGTTTTCGACCTTTTGAGTTAAATTTTCAAGTTACTGTGGCCGCAGGTAAAGCAATAGCAACACCACAAGTAGTAGAAAATGTAATTGAAGATAATCAACAGAATAATCAACAAAATAATCAACAACAAAATGCGGTTATAGGTTTTGTACAACCTATAATTATCGTAGCAATTTTACTTTTATCTATAGGGATTGTAGTTTTTGTAGTAAAAACACTGAAAAGAGGGTAA